GCCCGAGCCGCTGCGCCCCAGCAGCACCACGAACTCACCCCGGTGCAGGGAGAGCCGGACGCCGGAGAGGACCTCGCGCACGGTGTCGCCTTCGGCGTAGGCCTTGGTGACATCGCGCAGTTCGACCAGGGGGATGGAGTCGGGCGGAGGCATGGGTGCTCCTCCATACACGGCTGGCCCGCGCGCCGCCGCTCCCTCCGCCGGTGCATGGCCGCACCCCGCTCAGGCACCAGCAGCCGGTGAGGGGGCCTCCCAGTAGCAGGCGTGTTGCTGTTGCTGCGTCAGGAAGTCACCCACTTCCACCGCCAGCAGCGGCCCCGCCGTGTCGCGAGGGATGACGTGGAAGCCCTGGCGCAGCGACAGCACCCGCACCGACGGGGCCGAGGTGAGCCTGCGTGCGAGCCACCGTCCGCCCTCCGGGTCCACCACGTGGTCCTGCTCCGCCACCGCGACCAGGGTGGGGCAACGCACGCGCGCGGCGTCCGGAATCGCCAGCGTCTGAAGCGTGCAGAGGTCGCGCAGCCGGGCCACCGGGAAGGCCGGCAGCACGGGCGCCTCCGCCAGGGCCTCCGGGTCCGAGATGTCGGTGCCCGTCTTCGCCACCCAGGGGTGCGTCCACTCCAGCACCGGGGTGCGCGCGAGCTGCCGGATGAGGAACATGCGCGGCCCGCGGAAGCGCACCGCGGGCGCCACCAGCGTCAGCGCGCGCACGGCCTCCGGGTTTCTCGCGGCCAGCCCCAGGGCCAGCAGCGCGCCCATGGACAGCCCCGCCACGAAGACGCCTCGGCCCCTGTTCAGCGCGTGGAGGGCCCGCTCCGCCGCCGCCTGCCAATCGCGCCAGGTGACATGGAGCAGGGCTTGGGGCGTGGTGCCGTGGCCTGGCAGGCGGGGGGCCACCACGCGCAGGCCCCGGGCGGCCAGGGCCTCGCCCAGCGGGCGCACATCCCAGGGGCTCCCGGTGAAGCCATGGAGGAGCAGGCACACATCCTCGCCCCGGCCCAGCTCGAAAGGGGCCGTCTTCTCGGGGTCCATGGTGCTGGTTTCCGCGGTCGGGCTCACGCCGTGACACTGGCCACGCGCGAGCGCAGGCGCTATGCCCCCTGCCTCATGGCGGACACTCCGAAGCCCCCGGACATGCAGTTGCAAATCCAGATGGATGACGACGTGGCCAATGGTCAGTACGTCAACATGGCCTTGGTGAACCACTCGGACACCGAGTTCACCCTGGACTTCATCTACGTCCAGCCCCAGCAGCCCAAGGCCCGGGTGCGCTCGCGCATCATCACCAACCCCAAGCACATGAAGCGCCTGGTGGCGGCGATGCAGGACAACATCCAGCGCTACGAGGCGAAGTTCGGCACCATCTCCGTCCCCGAGGAGGACGGCGGGATGCACTGAGCGCTGTTCCGGGACCTGGGGAAACCCGCACGTGGTGTGTTTCTCCGGGCGGTTCGCTGGCCTTCGGGACCGGTGGCGCGCAGACTTGCCGCATGGTGCTGAGATTCGTCATCCCGTTGCTCGTCGCGCTCTACGCCTCGTCCGCCGCCGCCCAGTGCCTGGGGGACGGCGTGCAGCTCTTCCCCACACCGGGCGCCATCATCCCCACCAACGCCCGTTTCCTGCTGGAAGGCGTGGGGACCGCGCGCCCGCAGGTGGCCGCCCTCGTGGGCAAGAAGCTGCGGCTGGTGGCGGACAACCACATCGTGGAGGTGGTGGCGCAGCGGGGGTGGGAGAGCAGCCTGGGCCGCGTCACCATCATCCTCAAGCCCGCGGGCGCGATGGAGGCGGACAAGCGCTACACGCTGCGCGTGGATGAGGTGCTGCCCAACGTGGCGCTCCTCAATGGCCGCAACATGGCGCTGCCCGAGTGGCGCACGGGGAAGGGGCCGGACAAGCAGGCCCCGCGCTGGCTCAAGCGCCCGGCTGTCTCCGAGGGCTTCCTGCGCCGCACCGCCCAGGGCACCGCGCGCTTCGTCCGGCTCAACCTGTCGCTGAAGGAGGACAGCCCGGCGTACCTGGTGGTGAAGCTGGAGCCGCGCCGCCCGGGCCCCAGCGTGCAGCACTACGTGGTGCCGGTGAGCAACAACACCGCCTTCATCGGCCACGAGGCGTGCAGCGGCACCTTCGCCATGGAGGATGGCCGCAGCTACCGGGCGCGCATCCAGGCCTTCGACGTGGCGGGGCAGATGGCGCCGGCTGTTCCGCCGGTGGACTTCGAGGCCCCTGACGAATACTCGATGCAGCCGTAGGGCGCGCGAGCCCTCCCCGGAGCCGGGAAGTTGGTGTAGGCCCTGCGGAGGGCGCCGCGGGCGCCGAGCCTTGGGAGCGTGAATGAAGACAGTGGACGTGGAGAGTCTCAAGGAGCGGATGGAGGCCTTCACCCGGTCGCTGCAGGACGACATCTGCGCGGCCCTGGAGCGGCTGGACGGCACGGCGCGCTTTCGTGAGGACGCCTGGATTCGCCCTGGCGGCGGCGGCGGGCGCACCCGGGTGTTGGAGGAGGGCGCCGTGCTGGAGAAGGCCGGCGTCAACACGTCGGTGGTGTTCGGCGAGCTGGAGGAGCAGTTCGCGCAGCGGCTCCAGGGCGAGGGCCGCCGCTTCTGGGCCGGTGGCATCTCCCTGGTGCTGCACCCGCGCAACCCGCACGTGCCCACCGTGCACGCCAACTACCGCTTCATCCATCAGGGCGGGAAGGCCTGGTTCGGCGGCGGCGCGGACCTGACGCCGTACTACCTCTACGACGAGGACGCGACGCACTTCCATCGCGTGCACAAGGCCGCCTGCGACAAGCACGACGCGGACTACTACCCGCGCTTCAAGGCCGCGTGTGACGGGTACTTCCACCTGCGCCACCGCGAGGAGACGCGCGGCGTGGGCGGCGTCTTCTTCGAGAACATGGGCGGGGAGCTGGAGAAGGAGTTCGCCTTCATCCAGGACTGCGGCCGGGCCTTCCTGGACGCGTACCTGCCCATCGCGGAGCGGCGCAAGGACACGCCGGTGACCCAGGCGCAGCGCTTCTGGCAGGAGGTGCGGCGCGGGCGCTACGTGGAGTTCAACCTCGTCTACGACCGGGGCACCGTCTTCGGCCTGGAGACGCGCGGGCGCACCGAGTCCATCCTCATGTCGCTGCCGCCGCAGGTCCGCTGGCGCTACGACCACCACCCCGAGCCCGGCACGCCCGAGGCCCGGCTGGTGGAGGTGCTGCGTCAGCCGCGCGACTGGGCGCGGGGAGGCTGAGCGCGCCATGGCCTGGGACTCACTACCGGTTCGAAAGCCGGCCCATCCGTTCCTCATCCTCGTCGCGATCGGGGCGCTGGGGTACTCCTTGTACGCGGCGAGGAACTCGGGAGGGCGCCGCGCCGCGGGGGAGGCCCCGCCCAGTGACGCCGAGGCCCGCGTCAACGTGCTCGCCTTGTGCGACGCCGTGCAGTCCTACCGCGATGAACACGGCGTCTACGTCAGCGCGGGGCCCTCGCCGAAGGAGATTCCCCGCGGCGGCCAGGGCGTGCCCTTTCCGGAGTCGGAGGCCTTCCATCGCATCGGTTTCGAGCCCGACGGAAAGGTCCGCTTCCAGTATCAGGTGATGGTGCAGGAGAGCCCTGTCGGAGAGCCGGAGGTGTCCTGCATCGCGCGGGGCGACCTCGACGGCGACGGCCAGAACTCCGTGTACCGCGTCCGTCTGGATGCGAACGGAATGACGACGCCCATCGAGGTGGAGCGCGAGGGCGAATAGCCCCGGCCGCAACCCGGCGCGTCGTCTCGTCGACAATGGAGGGACCGGGCAACCCGCGTCCGTCACGTGCGTCCACCGCGGGCGGACGCGGCGCGCGGTAAGCTCGGTGGCAACCAGGCCGGGACCCGCAGTCAGAGCGAGGCATTGCCCATGTCCTCCATCCGCATCCCCACCGTGATTGACCGCCTCCCGCGCACGCCGGACGTGGGGGGCCCGAAGGTGCCCAAGGTGCCGGGCGGGAAGGACCCCCAGGGCCTGGGGCTCGACCCTCGCTTCCTGGAGGTGTCCGACGACTTCCGCACCCAGTCGCCGCCCACGCCGCACCCGTCCGTGGGCGGCCAGGAGCGCCCGCCGTTGAAGCCGGTGGCGGACCTGGTGCCACCTCGCTTGCAGGACACGCCGGGCCAGGAGGCGCTGGGCCACCGCTTCGCGTCGGACGCGGCGCTGCTGGCCTCGCACCTCACGCCTTCGCAGCTTCCGGGCTCGGAGCGAGCCACGCGGCTGTGGGCCTTCTATGCGGCCTATGCCACGGCGGCCGCCCAGCACCCGCCGGAGCCCGAGGCCCGAGAGGCCTTCCGCGAGGCGTTGGAGGGGCAGGGCTTCGCCGAGCTGCGAGACGCGCACACCGGCGAGGACGGCGTGACGCGAGGCCTGTGGGTGATGGAGGCCCGCACGCCCGAGGAAGCGCGGACGCGCGCCGCCGCCGTGCAGCTCGAGCCCCCTCCCGAGGTCCGTCACTCCGAGGAAGCGGCGGCCCGGCCCGCCTCCGAGCCGTTGCTGGCCCAAGCTTCCCACGCCCGGCCCCCGGCCACGCTGCAGGCCCCGGTGATGCCCGCGATGCGCCCGCACGAGGAGGCACCGGTGCCGGAGGACGCCCGGAACTCCCGAGGGCGGCGCGGCCGTCTGGGGCCGGCGATGCTCTGGAACGTGCTGCACCGCTTCCGCTCGGAGCCCGAGGACGGGGCGGTGGCGGATGGGCAGTGGGACCGGGTGACGTTCGGCGCCTTGCTGGCCTTGCTGGCCATCGCACTGGCGGTGGCGGCGCTCGTCAGTCTCTAGGGCGGTCCGCCCGGCGGCGGCGCCGTCGCCCGTGCGAATCTCCTTGGATTGCACCCGCTTGTGCTAGGTTGCCGCACCTACTTGGCAACCGACGACCTCACTCTCGTCAAGCGCGTCCGGACCGGCGACCAGCGCGCTTTCAAACTCCTCGTCGAGCGTTACCAGCGCAAGGTGTACGCCGTTGCCCTGGGCATGCTGAAGGACAAGGAGGAAGCGATGGACGTCTCCCAGGAGGCGTTCGTCAAGGTCTACAAGTACCTGGACCACTTCAAGGGCGACTCGTCCTTCTACACCTGGCTCTACCGCATCACCGTCAATATCTGCATCGACGTGATTCGCAAGCGCGGCGGTGGCGGCGAAGTCGTCGAGTTCGACGAGAGCCAGGCCATGGACCTGTCCGAGGCGCGCATTGGCGCGCTGGGCAGCCGTCTGGGGACCAACCCCCAGAAGAGCGCCCTGCGCCGCGAGCTGGCGGAGAAGATCCAGGAGGCCCTGTCCACGGTGCCGGAAAAGCACCGGGCCATCCTCCTGCTGCGGGAAATCGAGGGCATGTCGTACGACGACCTCGCTCGCACCCTGGACATCCCCAAGGGCACGGTGATGAGCCGCCTGTTCCATGCCCGGGCCAAGGTTCAGAAAATCCTCAGTGAATACCTGGAGTTGGACGAAGCGAAAAGCGGCGTGGGCAGTGAGTGAGCGTGCCTCGAATATCTGAGGAGGCCCGCCGTCCCAATTTTCGCAGCCCCTTCCAGCGAGCAGGTGAAGCCAATGGCCGGTAATCCCGCGTGTGAGCGTTTCGTCCCCATGCTGTCCCCGTACGTCGACGGCGAGCTCAGCTCGGCCGAGCGCGTCAACGTGGAGCGGCACCTGGCGGCCTGCCGCGACTGCACCGGGCGGGCGGCGGACCTGCGCGCCGAATCCGGGCTGCTGCGCGTCGGCCTGGACATGGCCGTGGACGACGTGGACTTCAAGGACTTCACCCAGCGCGTCATGGCGCGGGTGACGCCGGACAAGCCGCCCCTCATGGAGCGACTGAAGCTGGCAGTGTCCGAAATGTTCCTCTACCAGCGCACCGCGATGATTTCGTCGCTGGCCACGGCCGCCGTGCTGGTACTGGTGGGCTTGCCCCTGCTGATGAACGACCGGGCGCCGGTGGGGTACGCCGCCGAGCGCATGACGGTGAAGTCCATCCAGCCCTACCGCAACGCCGAGGTGGCGCCGGTGGTGATGGAGACGGACAATGGGGGCACCATCATCTGGCTGGTGGACGAGGACTCGGATGTCCTGCCCGCCGGCGCGGAGGGTGGTGAACGCCAGGAACAGACGGGCGGCGGCCAGCCGGACGGAAACGGGCGCAACGTGCCCGCGCGCCCGGCTCCCGACGCCCCCAGGCCGTCGGGAGGCTCCTTGTGAGAACGCACGTATCGTCGGGCCGGATGCTGTGGGCGGCGCTGGGACTGGGCCTGCTGATGCCGCTGGCCGCCAGCGCGCAGGACCAGCAGGTCAAGGTCCAGGTCGAAGTGGTGCTCGCCTCGAAGAAGGGCACCGAGGTGGACCCGCCCGAGCTGGAGAAGATGAAGGAGCAGTTCCAGAAGCAGAACTTCAGCTTCACCTCGTTCAAGCGCCTCTCGCAGGAGGTGCTGACGGTGAGCGCCAAGAGCGCCTCCGAGGTGAAGCTGCCCAACGGCGCCAACGCGACGTTGCAGCTCCAGGGCATCAAGGAGGGCACCGCCACGGTGCGCGTGGCCATCCCCCGCCAGCCCACGCTGGACGTGGAGCTGGGCCGGCAGGGCGCCGTCTACCAGAAGGCGGGCAAGTACGTGGGCGGGGAGCTCATCCTCGTGCTCTCCCCCCCCGCTCGGTAGCACCGCCCGCGCGCCGCCAGGCTCAGGCGGCGCGGGCCTCGTCCTCTTCCAGGACGATGATTTCCAGGTCCTCCTCCAGCTCCAGCGGGAGGACCTCTTCGTGGGACGTGTGCGCCTGGAGGCCCGGTGCCGGGGCCTCGGCGTGCTCCCGCTCCAGGTTGATGCGCAGGCCGTCGAACATGGCGTCGAAGGCCCCGTAGATGCGGTCCACCATGGCCAGCGCGTCCGCGCGGACCTCGGGGGGCAACCGCATGGCCTCCAGCTCCGTGGCCAGCTCCTGCTCGAACATGGCGTGCTGCGCTTCGGCCTGCATGTGGTGGTCGCCGAAGTACTTCAACCGGTCATCCGCGCCTTGCGCCGCGCTGATGATGGCGGTGCGGCTGAAGAAGACGTGGCTGGTGGACTCCAGGGCCCACAGCAGCACGATGCGCAGCCGGTCATCCACGGGGCGGTACACCTCGCTGATGATGGCGTAGGCCGCGTCGCGCGTCTTCACGTGGGCGCGGCCATACATGGTGCCGATGCTCAGCGAGCCGCCGGTGAGCGCGGAGATGTCGTCCTCGAACCACTGGTCGTGCCCGCCCTCCTCGGCGTGGTGCCGCGTGGCGAGCGCCTTGAGGTGCGCGTCCTGGATGAAGTGCGCGTTGAGGCGCAGCACGTCCTGGAACGTCATCACCCAGAACGTCAGGCGGGGCGCGAACGCCATCACCTGTTCAATGGGACGGTCCATCCTCATGTCGGCGAAGAAGGGGTGCGCTGCGAAGCGCGCCTCGCAGGTTGCGATGTGTTGGAGCACTTCCTTCATGATGGACCTCCCACGGGTGTGAGGCGTTGCACCGCCAGCCGGCCGCTGGCGGTAATCCACTACCAATTGATGCTGTATGTGCAGGCGCTGTCGCCCCTGCGCCGGCAGCTTTTGGCCTCATGTTCAATACGCACCCAAAGCGAATCCTTGGGGCGGAACCTGTCGCCAATGGCCTCGATGAGCCCCAGGTCCAAGTCACACGGATAGGGGTTGTCACACACCATGCGCGCGTTTCGCCGGTCCACCGCCTCGAAGCGGTACCCGCCAATGCCGCCCTTGCCGCGGTGATTCATGCGGTAGGCCATGTCCACCGCGCGCAGCCCCTTCTCCAACGTGTCGATGTCCGGCGGGAAGTGCGCGCTGTCCGGAATCTTCCGGCCAATCGTTCGCACCGTGCTGGGGCCAATCTTGTCGAACACGAGCTGGAAGGACTTCAGCAGGGCGGGCATCGGGTACCAGGCGTCCGCCTTCAGCGGCGCGATGCCGTTCTCTCCCAGGATGCGCAGCGCGCGGGACTGGGCGAGCTCCATGCCGTTGACGATGGCGAGAATCGACTGGCCGATGACTTCGATGCCTTGGAAGGACATCGGCTGAAGCGTGGGCGCCGTGGCGCTGACAGGGGTCTTCAATTCCATACGGGGGGTGTCCTCGTGGGAGTGACACGTATTGAAGCGGCTTTTTTCGATATTTTCAAATAGACTTGCATGTATGTAATTTTCCGAAAGATTCAGTATGGGATTCCCCGTGGCGCAATACCGACCCGCGCGGTCGGTATGAAACCAGGTGACCCGCGCTTCGCTGTGAGTAGGGGGACGGCGCGCGCCGCGCGTGGGCTGGCAGGTGGGATGTGTCGCCGCGCGTGGGGCAGGGGGCGTGGGGCGGGATGCCCCGCTGGGGCAACTTGCCCCTGGCGGCGCGCCGAGGCGCTTGGGCGCATGCAGGCCCCGGTCGGAAGAACTTCCCTCGGGGCCCGGAAGCTCAGGGCTGAAAAAAAGTCAGAAGTCCGGTCCCCAGGGTGGGGGAGCAGGCAGCCAGTCCTCGTGAAATCAAGGACTTGGGTTTCGGCACGGCCGTTGCTGAAGGGAGAGGGCGTGCAGGTCGGCGGCGGCGGGTCGGGAGCAGGACGAGCAAACCCCTCACTCTTGGAGACGAAATCATGGCGAAGACTCAGAAGCGTGGACAGGTCATCCGTCGTAAGGCTCAGCAGATGAAGGTGAAGACGGCGAGCGCGGTGAAGGGCGCGGGCCGGAGCGCCAAGCAGGTGCAGGTGACGCTGGGCGACCTCATCGCGGCGGCGTTCGACACCGTGGGCGGCGAGGTGAAGAAGGTGGCGCAGGTGATGTCTTCCCGCGACATGACGGCCGCCACGGGCAAGCACATCGTCTTCGTCGGCTGACGCGCGGCGTTCCGGGGCGCGTGAGGTGCAAGGTGCCTGGCGGTGGCGCCAGGTGGGGCGGCCAGGCGGCGACGGGAAGGAACGCACCTTTGAGACGCATCATCAGTCCCGGGCGGAATTGCTGGGCGGTAGAGGAAGCGAGCGACGCTGGCGTCCTGGTGGACGCGCGTGACTACTACCGGGAGCTGTACCGGGCCGCTCGGAAGGCCCGACGCTACATCGCGATGACGGGCTGGCAGTTCGACAGCGACGTCGCGCTGTTGCGAGGTGAGGACCTGGGCGAGGCGCACGGAGAAGTGCGGCTGCTGCCCATGTTGGACGAGTTGTGCCGGGCCAACCCGGAGCTGCGAATCTACGTCTTGGCGTGGGACTTCAGCCTGCTGCTCGCCATGGAGCGCGAGTGGATGCAGCGGCTGCTCTTCAACTGGACGGCGAACGGGCAGGTGTGCTTCCGCTTCGATGCCTCCAGTCCGCTGTATGGCGCGCATCACCAGAAGCTGGTCGTCATTGACGGCGCGGTCGCCTTCACCGGCGGCATGGATGTCTGTGATTGTCGTTGGGACGACCGGGACCACCCGGTGCGTTCAGACCTTCGCTGCGACAGCGGGAGAGATCCGCACGGCCCCTACCATGACGTGCAGTCCGTCCTGACGGGCCCCGTGGTGGACCGGATGGCGGAGTTGTTCGAGGCGCGCTGGGCGCACGCGGGCGGCGGTGAGCTGCGGCTGCCCAAGATGTCCCGGGACGACGTGGACTTCACGCCCAGCATGCCGGCGCCGCCGGGGCCGGTGGCCATCAGCCGTACGTTCGGCAAGACGCTGCTGCCGCCGCAGCCCGCGGTGCAGGAAGTGGCCGCGCTGTACCTGGACGCCATCGATTCGGCCGAGCGCTTCATCTACATCGAGAACCAGTATTTCTCCTCGCGGGCCATCTTCCAGGCGCTGGTGAAGCGCATGCGGTCGCCGTTCCGGCCGCGCCTCCAGATTGTCCTGGTGTTGCCCCGTCAGCCAGAGGCGCTGCGCGAACAGCTCGCCATGGGCATTGCCCAGGTGCGGCTCCTGCGCGCGCTGGAGCGCGTGGCGCGGGAGACGGGGCACGCCTTTGGCGTGTATTGCTCCGCGGGCCATGACGCGCGCACCGGCGAGGATGTCTACACATACAT
This genomic window from Myxococcus hansupus contains:
- a CDS encoding alpha/beta hydrolase, giving the protein MDPEKTAPFELGRGEDVCLLLHGFTGSPWDVRPLGEALAARGLRVVAPRLPGHGTTPQALLHVTWRDWQAAAERALHALNRGRGVFVAGLSMGALLALGLAARNPEAVRALTLVAPAVRFRGPRMFLIRQLARTPVLEWTHPWVAKTGTDISDPEALAEAPVLPAFPVARLRDLCTLQTLAIPDAARVRCPTLVAVAEQDHVVDPEGGRWLARRLTSAPSVRVLSLRQGFHVIPRDTAGPLLAVEVGDFLTQQQQHACYWEAPSPAAGA
- a CDS encoding DUF3467 domain-containing protein, which gives rise to MADTPKPPDMQLQIQMDDDVANGQYVNMALVNHSDTEFTLDFIYVQPQQPKARVRSRIITNPKHMKRLVAAMQDNIQRYEAKFGTISVPEEDGGMH
- the hemF gene encoding oxygen-dependent coproporphyrinogen oxidase — encoded protein: MKTVDVESLKERMEAFTRSLQDDICAALERLDGTARFREDAWIRPGGGGGRTRVLEEGAVLEKAGVNTSVVFGELEEQFAQRLQGEGRRFWAGGISLVLHPRNPHVPTVHANYRFIHQGGKAWFGGGADLTPYYLYDEDATHFHRVHKAACDKHDADYYPRFKAACDGYFHLRHREETRGVGGVFFENMGGELEKEFAFIQDCGRAFLDAYLPIAERRKDTPVTQAQRFWQEVRRGRYVEFNLVYDRGTVFGLETRGRTESILMSLPPQVRWRYDHHPEPGTPEARLVEVLRQPRDWARGG
- a CDS encoding RNA polymerase sigma factor yields the protein MATDDLTLVKRVRTGDQRAFKLLVERYQRKVYAVALGMLKDKEEAMDVSQEAFVKVYKYLDHFKGDSSFYTWLYRITVNICIDVIRKRGGGGEVVEFDESQAMDLSEARIGALGSRLGTNPQKSALRRELAEKIQEALSTVPEKHRAILLLREIEGMSYDDLARTLDIPKGTVMSRLFHARAKVQKILSEYLELDEAKSGVGSE
- a CDS encoding anti-sigma factor family protein yields the protein MAGNPACERFVPMLSPYVDGELSSAERVNVERHLAACRDCTGRAADLRAESGLLRVGLDMAVDDVDFKDFTQRVMARVTPDKPPLMERLKLAVSEMFLYQRTAMISSLATAAVLVLVGLPLLMNDRAPVGYAAERMTVKSIQPYRNAEVAPVVMETDNGGTIIWLVDEDSDVLPAGAEGGERQEQTGGGQPDGNGRNVPARPAPDAPRPSGGSL
- a CDS encoding phospholipase D-like domain-containing protein codes for the protein MRRIISPGRNCWAVEEASDAGVLVDARDYYRELYRAARKARRYIAMTGWQFDSDVALLRGEDLGEAHGEVRLLPMLDELCRANPELRIYVLAWDFSLLLAMEREWMQRLLFNWTANGQVCFRFDASSPLYGAHHQKLVVIDGAVAFTGGMDVCDCRWDDRDHPVRSDLRCDSGRDPHGPYHDVQSVLTGPVVDRMAELFEARWAHAGGGELRLPKMSRDDVDFTPSMPAPPGPVAISRTFGKTLLPPQPAVQEVAALYLDAIDSAERFIYIENQYFSSRAIFQALVKRMRSPFRPRLQIVLVLPRQPEALREQLAMGIAQVRLLRALERVARETGHAFGVYCSAGHDARTGEDVYTYIHSKVMVVDDCFLTLGSANTTNRSLGLDSELNISWEAELPNDATARAIRRIRVSLMAEHAGLAGLPALRLLAAADDSLVSWLDELAVMGLQRLRTHPMVTVFDQSPLLKSLEPEELIIDPEESVLDESLFEALHRAEDGLFASGVRLLSRLLVGTGPERPHSAILPCVQDEG